GATGAGGAaacctttcttttttcgctctccCCGGCACCTTGTAGCACCGGCACTTCCCGGTTGCTTtagcagcaccatcaccactcAGGCTGGATGTGATAAGAGAtctccctctccctctctctctctctgtctctctctcactcattCGTTTCACCGTCGGTGCGGGATGCAGTAAGACCTTACTGGGGCATCAGCAGGATCCTTATCGGACGTAGCGCGTTTTGCCTGTTCAGCTGATGTTGGAAATCTTCGTTTACGTTTACGCTTTTCCCCTTGTTTCGCGCTCACCCTCTGTCGGCTTGCAGGCCGATTCGTCCACCGTccacttttgttgttgtgattgtACCACAGTCAAGTAGAATCTACTCACACGCGCACGCCCTCCAGCAACACCGGTTCCCACAGGTTCCCGCAGGTCTTGTTAGAGCGAAGGACTTTGGACCGGAGGCAGAAATAGTTGTGAAATGGAAGGAACCTTGCAGATAGGTACAGAGGTCAGGTACTGCGACAAGaattcattgtcaatagtcaaccGACACGAGGGTACAACAAGTGCAGGTGCGTTGTATCACTGCATCTAGCCGACCTCCCGCCACAGTGACTGGTGACGCACGGACGCACGCAGTGACGCATGCTGCAGTACGGAACTTATCAGCACCACGCTATGCTCAGACTCCGATGCATCACACACCATTAAGAGTCCACCGTGCCCGACCGACTGCGGCAGGCCAGTAAGCGGAACCGCAGCCACTTGCACTATCTGGGTTCGTCCGGCACGGTCAACCTATGCGTCAGATCACCGTCAGATGCGTTCGGATcgcacacaatacacacaccaGTGCCTTCCTCAACAATAGAGTACCGGCAGCGTATGACAATGTGCTAATGTGCGTGCCGTTGCGAGTCACGTGATGTGGTAATGATTATGGCGCACTACAATCTTTTGGGGAGCGAGGGGGGGCGTTGATAACCCGATCCGTGGTCCGGCCTGTACGGATGATTGATGCGAGATGCGGTAAGGTTTAGCTACTTTCACCGTCCCGGTTTTGCCACTATCAGTGCTtgattgaaacataatttcgCGCCCTCACAAACACAGTGCGCTACGGAAAATGGCAACGAGGCCCGTGTCTTAAAAAAAGGATCTTCTTCCTCTTCGGCTTCGTGTCTGCTAAGCTGGGCCAGGATTATGGTTGGGTGCATTATTAATTGCTGTCTGATGCCGGTACCTTCCAGCATGAAACTTCCATTTCCAGCAGTAGTCGCCATTTTCGGCGTACAATTCAACTGTTTGGTGCCACAGGGTGAAAGCGTGTGCTTTAGAAACTTTCCGAGAACGGCTAAGCCGGTTCGCACTCGAAACTGGAtgcggtgtccgcgtgtttccgttgtgttttgttgccttGGTGCGAAAAGCAAAGCGAAACCGGTATCAAATTACTGTGAAAATGGTGGTAAAGAATTGGGCGGATGGACGGCTTTTCGgataataaacaaaccacaacaccACAACACCTCGGGTGAATGGTGGAAGTTGCAAGGCTGCTAGGAGGCGGGCGGGCTCTGGTCCAAGAGCTTCATCGTATCGagctggtgatggtgaagcTTGCTTCGTTGCTGCCCGACAACCTTGGTTTAacaagcgaaggaaaatggCATCAGGGTGGGAGGGGATGAATTTGGACGTCCTTCGTCGATACCCAAGgatattgtattgttttttttgttgctgtactgTCTCCTAAtatctttctctttccctGTGACTTTTAGCAGATGTTGACAAAATCCGACCTTGGGCCCCTCGGGAACCCACCCGTGTTGGAGGAGGTGGAGTTTGGAAGGAACTAGAATTTAGTCAGCtagatggaaaacattttcctgcGGTCCGATTAAAAGTTCAGCCCCAGAAAGAAGCCCCACAGACAGTAGAGGACCAGCGAGGGAGACGAAGATGTTGCCATGCGAAGGAAGTGGTTTTACCCCTTTGCCGGGCAGTGATGATTATCGATTGCTAAGTCTTTGAACTCTTTCATGTCTGTTTTACTTCGATGAAAAGCAATCTGCGTCTTGGCCGACGAAGTCAGTGCAAACAAGGTGGTTACGGTCGTACGGACACACCGGGACGGAGtgatgtttcatattttcttcTGGCAGGTCTCACCATCCCCGTCGGTTGATAGTAATCAAATCAATCGCTTCACAAACTTTATCATCTGACCCAGCGCGGTGCGGTGGATTGTGCAAAgcgagaaaagtttcaaagaAGTTCGTTTTTCCGGACACTGACAACTGCGAGCTGCATTAAGTCGCACCCGTTTCAAAGGATTTGGGACTCCGATGGAACACCTTCGGTTGCAATTGTGAAAGGGGAACGAAAGGGCCACGTGTTCGAAAGTTCAAAGCTAGCAACCGATCGGACCGAGCAACTCTTTCCAATCCGTTCGATTGGAGtaagtgggtttttttgttggttcgttGCTGTACGGATGAAAGCGACTTTTCTGCTCATTTCTGTGATGGGCAAAGTAATGGAATGGGGCTTTTGGAAGTCGTTCGAGTAAACTTTCGTCGGTACTAGCTGGTCCGCTATTTTACCTAACCGAATGGTTCGGACTTCCATTTGAAGGTGTGCAGTGTTGACCAAACGGAAAccaacggaaagaaaaaattgtgaaaagcTCTTCACTTTGCCGACCACGTTTCACGGTGGTTCGCATTTTTGTGCACCGCTCTGCTCTCGTGAACGAACGGACGATGGTCATTTGCAGGGGAAAAGGGGTGACGGATTCTTCAGTAGGACAGGACGGACCCAACTCTTGGATGGGCCTGTGAatctaattaatttttaattttcctttctaaTTAAATGGTAATTAAATCAGAAACGGGCAAACGTTCCAATTGCCCGACTTCTTGGGGCGGGTGGCATTCAACTAGGGGTTTGATTTGAGGAGCGAGAAAGGCGACGAGATGACGCTGGTGTGTAGATTAAGATTGAAAGCTGTGTGGCGTTGGCAGCGGATTGACGGGAATTAAGGGTTTTCCCCCGGTTGGTTCCGGTTTCCTTCTGTGCCGCTCGGGACACGGATGCAATGGGCCCAGCGAAGGCACCGGAGCTAGATGACATTCTATGTGAACGAGCTGGCCGTGTCCGGTGAGCTTTCGGATGTGAAATATGAGCGGGAAAATGATTGAATCGACGTCCACACATTTCCGTTTTACATTTTGTTCGACCAAATTCTTTATTGCAATTGAACTAAAACTAGGCAGCGTTTCCATTTCGGGAGCATTTATGTGAAGTTGTGTCACCAAAATGGAGTTTGCTTCGGCTTCATTTTGTCCGCGTAATTAGTCGCTTTTCAACGTTCGATTTCTACTTATTGGCCAATTTACATTGCCGGTTTATCCGCTCCATCATCTgttatgtttgatttttgtttgcatgctTGTGCTTAACAAAACCGACGGTTTGTAAAAGTTGgcttaaaattttgtttattttttgttgttgttgttgtgagaCAGTGATTTCGATTTTCTATGCATTTGATTGGTTGGAATTTGATTGGCTAGATACACATTTAGAATTCGAGAGCGATGGAACTTCGCTTCGCTTAAGAGAGGGGAtaaaacctgtttttttttttttgggaaggacGCCATTAAACGAGCCTGAACCAACTCTCCTGTCCCGTTCAactgtcggtttttttttccttttggatTAGTATTTTAAGCTTTAGAGCGTTCTATTTTATCTCAACAGTATGTACAGTGGCTTGAATGGAGAGTATTTGATTCTAGTTTAATCATTGTGTTCCTACTAATCCACCCCACCTTCTTATACATATCTTCCGTTCTACGGTACAACGATAAGCACGGTTAGCTAGTTTTGGCGCAAGTCGCTTGTCACGGCTTAGAATAATCTCCAAATGGTTTCAGGTTTCCGATGGGACCTTCACACGTCTGTATGGCTTGATTATGCTCATGTTCGCTGCCAACGGCGTTTACAATTACAAACTCATCACACCTGGTGTCGTCGCATTGCAGTGTAGCTGGAACCAGGAACATGGTTTTCCTTCCCACCCCCACGGTGGATgaagaaatgagaaaaaaaaacacactaagCCCAACCTGATGATCACTTGACTTGGttgcaaccattttttttatggcacTGCACTGCTGGCCGTGCGGCTACTACTAgctacattttcaatttcatccacGATGAaacagtgttttgtttatttgctcgtTTACTATTTTACCCTACACCTTCGCTTACGTTTTTCTCTTCCCCTTCCTTCCCCTCAGGGGGTGGAGACCCTTGTCTACCACTTTCTGGACCCTTTTTGCCCgaactttgttttgtttttttttttgcacatgtaCAAAATATACATACAAGCACCGGAGTCTAGTTAATGAACCAGTCCCGCGCGAACGATATGAGGACGcatttgtctgtgtgtgcgtgtgtgttttgatgcTTCTTTTTCGTAACATCTCGTTAGAAATAGCACTATCGTCAGTAGATGAAATgaacttcaaacaaaaagaaatacattacATTGCATGAAACAAGCTTCCAACAGGTACGTTATGAAATTTCTATTTTCCTCTACTGCCACCATCTACTGCTATGGCCGTCTTCACACACCGACCTATCGTTATCGGCCCCTAACCGAGCGGCATCCCGTGGTGGTGCATCCGGGAACTTCTCACTAACGGCAGCAGTAATTTAAAACACTATCATATACTATACACGCTTACCgggaggagttttttttttgagggaaAAATAACGTTCATTCACGGTTCtcttaattttgtgtttttttcccgttcttgtttctttattttcccccattttcgCACGTCTTTGGAAACCGTTTGGAAATGTGTTgcaatgtatgtgtgtgtgtatgtttgtgggGGGTTTTCCGAACTCTTGACACGAATCTACTTTTGTCGAAGTATGAAACTTTACAGGAGGGAAGATGGACGAAAACTATCGTTAGAGTTTCACACCACTCCTCCACATGGCGGACATGGCTCCACCCTTAGACACCTCTCCCACTTCCCGCGCGCTAAAGGAATCTAAAAGTCAATGCAGCACGGTGCCGGTTGTGTTCACTCGGGGCAGTCGCTCTGCCCTGTTGTTCTGtacaaaagtgaaacaaaaagaaacacgttCCCACTGCCCTCGGGAAACTCTACtccaacagatggcgctgtGTCGCTATGTGGACAGTGTAGCCCCTCTCCAGCGTCCAGCGGGTTCTCTTTGGGCTCGGAAAAAGAAGCTGCTGGAGGTGTTGGGCGCACATATCGAGAACTTTGTGCATTCACTTCACAACCGCAACACCCGGTCGTAATGgtcgagtgtgtgtttttcgtcGCTTAGCCTTTTAGTTCAGTAGATTCGTGTGGACTTGACCGAAAGACGGCTTGGTTTTCGGTTGCATTTTGTCGTTTTCTTACCTTCCCCAGTAACTCCTATATCTCGACTATTGCAGCTGCAGCTATTCGGGGGGGAAGTACGATGATACGATTTGtagggattttttgtttcattttaggGAAACCAGTTCATCGGAGGAGGaggtttttcttccattttgtttttactataGTTAAAACTGCATTCACTCGTCGTCCTGCGAAAGGTGAAAGTTCGGTGCAAAAGTTTAGGTCGTTCTTACTATTTTCTTCTGCCATGCTTTggccttttttgtgtgctggtTTTAGTTGAAGATGTGTCTAGATCGTGGGCCGAGAGGACTTATTGCTTGCTTTAACCCAGCAGTATAAACAAAGGATTACCCGGCAAGCTGTGTGAGAAACtttcaaatcaaaccaaacacgGAGGGACGACCTCGTTTGTCTGTGAGCGGGCTCCTTAACCGGTTTCAGGCTTTTCGACTTCCTGGTCGGCAAGGATGTGGCGTTTTACGTGGGAACCAGCACAGCTGTGCACAGCAAGAAGTCACCGTAGCGAGAGCAGATGataatcataataatcatAGTTTGGTCAGGGTCGATGGGATATTATTGTCTTGCTAGCTTGCTGGTACAGGGAAATGATTGGAATGCAAATAGATTATACAACCCTGCAAGGCCGTCATCCATTGACGTAGCGTTAGCAGAAGTTTGTCTTGTGGAATGGAAAGTTATTCCAAGAATCGGTGAGTGCAACCTTGCTCTGGAGTTGGGTTGGGATTTTATgatgaattttcttttttcgttggttGTGGGGTCTTTTGTGCAATGTCTGtctgttttattaattaaattataatacatTACGCCCTTATTTGCCTGTTTCTTATTTCCGCCGAGAGAAGGAAGCCGTAGCTTTATGTAGGCATAAAAGAAAAGCTATCAAAAAtggtgaagagaagaaaattttaattaatgtcGCACTCCTGAATGGAGACTGCACCTTTGGCATTATCATTACcacgccacaaaaaaaaacacacacacacacacgctcacgaaACGAAATGTTAATCTCCGGCACTAAAACAGGCCTACAGGCGACCTAGGGGACATTATGAGCAATAAGCATCTTCGAGACGTTATGTGAAAAGCATCtttgaacacattttttgttgttgttcggtaTTCCGGAAGGAAGGagacaaacatttcaaatatcTCACATCAGACAATCTGTGTAACCGTGAGATGAGTGGGTAGAAGCGGTATGCCGCTAGCCCTATTTTCCACATGTGTGTCATAAAAGATTATAATTTGCCTTTCCAACCACCAGCTCACTAGAGGGCGCTCGCTTAATCTCCGCTCCCGCACGTCTTGCTGTCAggaagtgttttgttgtgcaaagaCTTTCGGCATTCACTCACTTTGTATGATGGGCGGATGCAAGGgggggaaaaagtttttccgcattttccattttcttcgctttgtAGTAGCTCGGCCGAGTAATGTAAGGATGTTATTTACTGATGCGCAAAAGTCTTTGCATTGTTCTGATTACCATCCCAATGTGTCCCGCTTGACTGTCCCGCGTGAAAACATATTCTGGAGACGAGGGGGGGATTGGGAGGGAAATTCATCCTTCACTCCCCCGACCGTCGTGGGCATGCTGGCGAGCAACGCAACTTCGGGATGCAAAATGATTTCCCGGTCGCGTTGCCTTTCCCTATTCCAGGGCGGATAGGATGGAAAACCTTTCCAAACTCCTTATTGTTGAAAGCGGCTGGAAAATACATATTGCGGTATGCGGCCGCTTGGGGCTTGTTTTtgaaactgtttttcttttctgcaacCGCTTGCGTCGGTTGATTTCGCGAGCGCCTTGGCGACCGTGACGACGATGAAGAATGAACCACCCCCGGGCCATCTTGTGGCAAACGAACGCTGGGTGCAGGGTGAGCACTGTCTTTGCGCTGGTGCGACGGGAACAAAGTGGCTTGTTATTGTTTCACGGTTGCGCCGCAGGTTTTGAAGCAGCGGCAGCTGTCCTGCAAAAACCGGATGAGAACCGTTTGCTAACAACAATCGAGTCCTGGGTGCTGTGGTTCGGGACCGGGAGAAGGGATTTATTGTCGCCAAGATTGGTTTGATTACACCGTCGGGGGGTTGAGCGGGAACTACGGCAATGGGTGGTTGTTAGCGGACGAAGCAAAAGATCTCGTAGCGAAACCATCGCTCAAAAGAAAGCACCGGAGACAAAAACCGGGGGAGCAGCAGTTTTAAAGCACCGATTCACTGACTGCTCCGTTTCCGGTTCgtggttttgctttcgaaGAGATGAACGAGAAAATCCGGTGCAAAAACTGATGGTTGGTGAGATCAGGAAGGAAAAGTGGCAGAAAATAGGGCCACTCGTTCGTAAGCACAAGTGGTGTCCACCCGGGATACGATCTCCGTTGAGGGCACATCCcatccacacacaaaatgggCAGCGATCAAAGATAAGAGCGGCGCGGGTTGAATGGGCATGAATTGTGAGACCTTTTCCCGCCATTGTCCACGGTGGAAAAGTGAAGTGCTAGTGCAATTGTACCGGGCCGGTTGAATAACAAGATAGCTTCCGGGTTGCGGAAGCTAGTCAGCTTTCCCGGTATAGCTTTCTATTTCCCACCAGTGCGAATGGGTCAGTTAGGGCAATATCGTTTGTTGCGTGATTTTCATCACAAAGTCCCCTCCCTGTTGGAGAGTTTGAGTTGGACGAAGACAatgcgagaagaaaaaaaaaagataaacaacCCACAAAAGACACGTGAAATGGAACCTGAACCTAATAAAGTGCgagagagcaagagaaaaacaaagcacggAAAGAAAgcgaatggaggcgcctggtgtgTCGTTCGTGCTCGAGGTGAATGAAATATGACGAAGTGACGAAGAGTTTTAAGACAAAAGAAGGACTAATGCTTTTTTCCACCAGCTTTCTCCCCTCTCtagttctctctctctctctgtatttctacgaaatatttgttttgggttATCTGTCCACAGAGGTATGCGCGTTTTTGCTTCTCCCTATCTGCTACTTCAAGCGGCACAGaaagggaacaaaataaatgatgTTGAAGTGGATTTCGGgcgaaaaaaatagaaagcaaaTACTCCACCCAGTGTACTTGCAAAACCAGAGTTTCGTGGATTAATTAGCAAAAAAGCCGGAAGCgtataaaaaagataaaaatcaaTAGCACGAGGATGAATGGCCGTGGCCCACTCGTGCCGTTTCCTCGCTGTTCTCGCTTTGGCACAAAGTTGGGGTTGGCTTGCAGGAGTAAAGGAGTAAAAAAGGACACTCAGCGATGGATGAGGGCGGTTAATAGTTCCTCTCGGCATAAAAGCTTTCGAGCAGTTCCACTTAGTGGCTGCTTGATGAGCGAGTTCCCTAACGGTCCGGTGTTTTCGGTACAGAGTGTGCATAATGGTTCGATCGCTTTGCTTTTATGACGCTTTATCTGCGCATTTTCCTATCCCTGTGTTGTGTATGCACATTGCACCGAAGCGTAAAGTGGACACGTTCGCTGAAGATGAACTGATTTCCCGGAAATGAATTCCCGCCCCTCCCCGGTACCAGCAGTGCGGCACTGTCATCGGCGCACCTACTGTTTAATGCCGAGCAGTCGCTTGAATGCGCGCCGATAGTCTAGATTGAATATGGTGTAAATAATCGGGTTGAGCGCGGAGTTGATATAGCCCAGCCAggtgatgaaattaattaacttattcgtcgggcagcaGCTGGGACAGAACGGCAGGATGACGTACATGAGGAAGAACGGCAGCCAGCACACGACGAACACGCCCATGATGATGCCGAGCGTACGTGCGGCCCGCCGCTCCTTCGACAGTGAAATCTTCTGCTTCTCCTCGATAAACTGATTAATGCCGCCCGGCTTGCGGAACGATTGTTTCAGCCGGCCCCCGATGCGGGTGGTGGCCGGCGTTGCATTCCCCGCCGTCCCGCTCGCCACCAGCTCGGTCGTTGACTCGTGGAAACCGACCTCCCGGTGGCCGCCCCCGTTGCGGGCGGTTTCCGTCGGTTCGACCGGCGGAATATCACAGTTGCCGGATGTGGACACAATCGCCGGGTGCGATGCGTCCAGCGGCGCTTTGCCACTTTCGCCCGAACCGGAATTGTCCGGATTGTCCGTCACCGAGTCTTCCTCGCGCTGATGCAGCGCTGCCGCCAGTCGGTGCTGTTGACTGTCGTCCGTCCGACCACCGTCCGGCTTCCGGTGGTGCTTCTTCCGgttgccaccaccaccgaccagcGCCCGGCCAAAGTACGCGCTGAGGCCCTTCTTTTTGGCGTCCGTCTTTTTGCCCGCCAGCGCACCCGCACTGccggtgtcggtgtgttcgTTGTGGTTGTTCGTTTCACTGCTGATCGACTCCTGGTCGTGCTGAACCGTATTCTCCTGCCCGTGGTGCTGCGTATccggatggtgatggtgcagcTGTTGCTGGTGGGGTTGGGTGGTGGTGAGTTCCTTCTCACCATTACCGGCCACCATGCCGATGCTCCGCGTTGCGAGCGTGTTGATCTTGGAGGCTTGTGCCCGCTCGCGTAACCGTCGCCGGGTGGCGATGTAGATTTCGATGTAGACGATCGTCATAATGACGAGTGGGATGAAGAACGAACCGAGCGACGAGTAGATGACGTAGCCCTGATTGCTCGTTAATTGACACGGGAACTCGCTCGAGAACTCCTCGGGCCAGTCGTTCCAACCGATCAATGGCGGGGAGCTGATCACCAACGACAGCACCCAAACGCCCGCAATCAGCGCCAGAACCCGCTCGAGTGTCCGCTTCTGGGCGTAGTTGATTGGATCGGTGATGGCCCAGTATCGGTCCAGTGCAATAGCGCAAAGGTTCAGGATCGAGGCAGTACAGCACAGCACGTCCGAGGTGAGCCACATCTTGCACACATGAATACCGAACTCCCAGCGACCCAGGATCGAGTAGGCAACGTTGAGCGGCAACACCAGGATGGCAACAGTCAGGTCGGCCACGGCCAGCGACACGATGAAAAAGTTCTGCACGATTCGGAGCGGCTTGTACGTGAACACGCTCAGTATCACGAGTATGTTAccgacgatggtgatgatgatgatgagcgtGAGGATGAGTGCCGTACCGATGGCTTCCCACTGTGGTACGGCCAGATCGATGCCAAAGATGCTCGGGTAGAGTATATCGTCCGGCTTGGGACAACCGTCGACCATGTCGCTTAGGTCTTGCGATTGCCCGGAACCGTTCCCACCGAGGCTGACCATTACTTCGGCCGACCCGTCCAGCCCCAGCGTTGTGGTTAGGCCAGCCAGGGATACTGATGGGATCGGTGGTCCGTCTTTCGCAATTACCATCCCGAGTTCGCGAGTTGACGGTGTGACGGGGCCGTACTTGTCGGCTGTATGAGCAGTGCTATTGCTAAAGTTTTGTAGAAGTGCACCCATGGTAGGAGCTGTTTCTGTTGTTGGCCACGACGTATCACGTCGTCGCGGCCGTCTGTCACACTCAGCGCATGCAACCGTAGACCAACTGAATTCGTCTTCGTCGTTCTCACCAACAACAGCTTACGAATCGTTTGCCTTTGTTGAAAGGTTTTGGTACAGTTTCTCTGTAAAAGAGAAGAGAACGACAcgtttatattatttttgagGCACTCTGTTATGTTTAATAAGCCTACAATATGTTCTTAATCTGTTCTGTATCTGTAAAAGAGATCATTGGAATCTTTCAGAGACTATTATGAAGTTGGCGATTAATCAGATCACATGggtcacattttaaaaatgaGCTGTTGTAGAAGCACTTTTCTTATCATCTCTTAATCATATCTTATTTTATATCTGTGTAGTATGAACTGTGTTGGTGTATGAAGACTCTCAAACGGGATAAATCCGAATCTTCGGAGGAAAATTTTCGTGGATCTTCTTCTATAAGTCATTTCAAATTCCGACTATTGTTGATGACTTACTGGTTTTA
This region of Anopheles marshallii chromosome 2, idAnoMarsDA_429_01, whole genome shotgun sequence genomic DNA includes:
- the LOC128708928 gene encoding tyramine receptor 1: MGALLQNFSNSTAHTADKYGPVTPSTRELGMVIAKDGPPIPSVSLAGLTTTLGLDGSAEVMVSLGGNGSGQSQDLSDMVDGCPKPDDILYPSIFGIDLAVPQWEAIGTALILTLIIIITIVGNILVILSVFTYKPLRIVQNFFIVSLAVADLTVAILVLPLNVAYSILGRWEFGIHVCKMWLTSDVLCCTASILNLCAIALDRYWAITDPINYAQKRTLERVLALIAGVWVLSLVISSPPLIGWNDWPEEFSSEFPCQLTSNQGYVIYSSLGSFFIPLVIMTIVYIEIYIATRRRLRERAQASKINTLATRSIGMVAGNGEKELTTTQPHQQQLHHHHPDTQHHGQENTVQHDQESISSETNNHNEHTDTGSAGALAGKKTDAKKKGLSAYFGRALVGGGGNRKKHHRKPDGGRTDDSQQHRLAAALHQREEDSVTDNPDNSGSGESGKAPLDASHPAIVSTSGNCDIPPVEPTETARNGGGHREVGFHESTTELVASGTAGNATPATTRIGGRLKQSFRKPGGINQFIEEKQKISLSKERRAARTLGIIMGVFVVCWLPFFLMYVILPFCPSCCPTNKLINFITWLGYINSALNPIIYTIFNLDYRRAFKRLLGIKQ